The genomic segment GCCGCGGTGCTCGAGCCCACGGTCAGCCCAAAACAGAGCGCAAAAACAGCGGGGACTTGAAGAGGCTGGGGGTGACTTTGGATAGGGTGATGGAGGAGTTGGATAGCACGAAACCTGGATTTTGGTCCttctgggggtgggggagaaaaaataataataattaaaaaaaaaaaagggcgcATTTCCCCCAGGCTCAGAGGCAGCAGAGTAGCAGTGATTGACGTGTGACACCAAACGAGCTCCTTGCTGGACACTGTTTCTAAATCACTTTTTTATAATGTCAAACAGGGGAGAGACACTTCCAGCAACACGTTATCCTTGAGACGTTTTCTaatggtaaatatttttgttctctctACCTCCGCGAGGGGATCTAACCGCAGGGGTGCTCTCACCTCCAGCCCGTCACTCGGGGGGCTGAGCGGGCGGACTAACTGCATGCCTCGCTTCGCACGGCCTCCAGCCCCACTAAccatcccctgctgctgcttcccaacCCGGCCTCGGGCTGCAAACAGCCTCTGCTTttggggagagagagagcaaaaCCCCTTCCCTGGCTGCGCTTGCATGACGCGGGGCGCTCACCTTGCCCGGGCATGGGGTGCTGGTTTTCTTCCCGGCGATGTTTGTGGTGTTTGTCCCCAAACCAAGGCACCCGGTGAGAAGTGACCAGCGGTGTCCTTGGGGCTGTGTGAGGGGGGAGATGCTGTGCCCATCTCTGCAGCCGTAGCAAAAGTGGGAGCAGTTGCCACCCGTGCATTGGGGCAGTTAAAAAAGGCGTTTGCAGGAGCCGTGCTGCAAGCCTGGCGTGCCCGACACAGGGCAGGGCTCGCTCCCTCGGTGCTTTCTGCTGGGGAGCCCTCACCGTGCGCCCTCCCCGAGGCCACatcccctcctcttcccttccccgtGCCCCGGGGATGTTCCTTGCAGAGCTGGCtcagcagcaccctgcagtgACACCGCTCCCTCCGCGTGCGCAGGAGCCCCCACACCATCACCACAGGTCCCCAGGAGCCACCCCAGCTCCGGGTGACACCGCGCTGCTCCCCGGGCTCTCCCAAAGTTACCCCTTCCTGGAGCCCCCCCTGCTCACAGACCGATGCAGGCGCAggtggggacatttggggacctGGCGTGTCCCAGCGTGGCTGCTCGCCGTGCTGACAAATTGCTGGGAGGCTCTCTCACAGCGAGCTTTGCTCAGGCTTGTCACCGGGGCTGCTTCCCCGGGGGTTTCCTTGCAATCGCTGTGGCACCAGCGAGGTTTGAGCCCTGCCCCGAGGCCAGGGGACGCCTCTGCTCTGCCAGCCGGGACGTGGGGTGTGCTGAGGGCTCAGCACCTCGCCTGCAGCCCAGAGGCTTGATCGGGGACATGCTGGGAGCACAAAACCTCCCAATTTGGGATGTGCTGGGTGCACGCAGCCTCCCGGTGCGCTCAGGTGTGCAGCTCCCCGCTTTCTGCTTCGGggggctctgcagagccttccccaGGCATCTTCCCTTCGGGGGGGGAACCTTCATCTCGGGGCTGTCActgtgctgagcagagctgcttcTAATCACCCCGATCGCCCCACGGTTATCTCAGAAAGCTCTCGGGGCTGACGTTTCCCTGCGGGTGGTGGAGGCGAAGCCGGAGCGCGTGCGGGCAGGGAGGGTGCGCTTGGACCCGGTGTGGATTTGGGCAGTGCAGGGGCACGGTCGTGGCACAGCGAGGCTGGGATGGAGCGAGTGTgagtgtgtgagtgtgtgtgtgtgtgagtgtgtgggAGCGTTTGTGTGCGCACAAGCTGCTTTGTCTTCTCCCTCCCCGAGCGATGGGGGCCCTCGCCAAAGCCCTGTGTGGTTCGGTGACTCACGCTGCCTCGCGCCAGGCTCGCAGCAGCCCCCGGGCTGCCAGCACCACCAAACAATGCTCCTCTCCCAGGGCCGCCTCCCGAACAGCCCCGCAGCACCCGGCCCCAACCCTTTTCTGCCTCTCAGGTACCCCAGGAGCCCACGGTCTGCTcgcaaaagcttttttttgcaAGCCCTGGGATGCGCCCCCCCCTTTGCTGCGGTGTCCCAGATGGGGTTGCTCAGCCCCAATCTTGCACCGGCTGCATCCTGcacggggtgctggggagggctcACTGCAAAGCCCAGCCAAAAGTCCCAAAGGAGGTGAAAAGGGAGCCGTGCTCCTTGGTCACCCCAAAAGCAGTGTTTGCTCTGAGCACATCGTTGCATCTCTGCAGCGACCCTGCTAAACCAACCCTCCCGGGGCTCCCTGTGCATGATCCACTGGGACAAAGGCTGAGTTCAATTTTTAATTGAGCCCCCGTgaattttcccttcccctcgGCGTAACACCACCGGCCCCATCGTGGCCAGGCTGCGTGCGCCGGGAGGACCTGGCTGCGGGACCCGTATCTGCACAAATCCCTCCCTGGCCGTTTTGTAATCGCGCTGGCCATTCGTTTCGCGAGCTGctccctttgttctcttattaTGGGACATCATAAAAATAGCAGCGGCAAGACGAGCACAGAACGATCCCAGCCCCGTCGCCCTGCAGCGAGGGGCTGCGTGGCTCAGCCGTTCGTGCCCCACGCGGCTCTCGCAAGGAGCGGCAGGACCTGGGGTTTTGCTCTTTCCAAGGAATTTCTTCAAGGCATTTTCATGTCGGGTTCCTTGAAGCCCGAGCGCCTCATTTATCCGAGCGGCCAGCCCTCTGAAAGGAATACTTTATTACCCTTTGTGAACAACTTAATGCACTCCGAGCCATTGTTCTGGTGGTTAGGAGCAAAATTGAAGATTGATCTCACAGGGAAGCTGTCAAGCTGAAAATGCCTCATTTAAATTAGTGTCCCTTCTAGTTTTACCAGCAACAGCTGACTTTGATAATGCTGAAATaattagctattttttttctttttttttttttctaaaccggattttttttccactgatgcTGCCTGCGTGTGTGTGTGGGTTCTAATTTTACAAAACCTCGCCCGAATTAGCCCGCGATGTTGGACCGGGCAGCACGCACCCGGCTGGGCCGAGCCTGCCAGTGGGTGACActtggggacaggggacacgaACGTGGGATGTGCAAGTGTTGGGAGTGGATTTTGTGGGAATTGGAGCTCGGGGCGAGCCTTGGGGCTTTAGGGAGGGTGGGAGCAATGGCTGAGtgctctgggggtgctggggtgcaTCTGGTGTGGGACCGGGACCGTGCACGCCCTCTGAGTGTGTTTTGCACGCCTGAATTGTGACAGCCCTGGGTGTTTGGGGGTGAAAAGCTTGGAACTGTGCCTGGGCGTTTTGGGGGTGAACATCTTAGAAACCGTCCCTGGGTGTCCCCGTGAGCGGTGCTGGGTTCTCCAGCCACAACCTGCGGATCTGTCGCCTGCTTGCACCATGAGGGTTGCTTTGAGGCTCCCAAGGAgtccaaaagcatttttatttaaatttttcacGGTGTTTCTGGCCGAGCCTCCTGCTGGTCGGGCTTACACCACGCTGCCCCCTCACCAAgccccatccccagctcctgcctggtgGCAGAAAAGCCCCAAAACCTCACCCTGCTGGGGTGTAACTCGGAGAGGCAACTCCTCCACCTCGGGGCTGCCAATATTTGATCTCACCTGATCCTTTTCTTGGGGGACACAGGACCTTTTGCCAGCTGGGAGCTGAGCAAGGCAGGATTaatcctgcagagctgcttctccCTCTGCCTCCATGGAGCCGCTGTTCCCGTGCGCCCCGGCCGTGCCACCAGCCTCTGCCCGCTTCTAAAGTGCTGATtgctgggaggcaggagggttctgcaggggctgggacagACACCGAGAAATCAATCTGGGTGCttttccctgcctgcagcctgggATGAGCCAAGGATCTCGCAGCCAAAACCCAcggagagcagcagccaggagtTATAAGGGCACCGAGCGCTGCCGAGGTGGAAAATGCAGCGGGACTGCCGGCGTGCAGCCGAGCCCTGAGCTGAAATCGTGCCGTGCCTTAACCCCAAAGCACTCCCCTCGTGTGCTCAGGGGGGTTATTAACTGGGGGGCTCCTTGGCTGCGCTACGCCAAGAGCCCAGAGCTGATGTAGCCGAGCAGGGAGGGTCACAGCCTCTtccccgagcagcagcagcacgttTTGGGCAGCGTGAGCCTCACCCCCgggctttttttctctttctccctgcagAAACGTGCGCCGTGAACAACGGAGGCTGCGACAGCAAGTGTCACGACGCGGCCACGGGCGTGCactgcagctgccccatgggcTTCATGCTCCAGCCCGACAGGAAGACGTGCAAAGGTAGGGAGGTGCTCTGCCCCTGGCAGCCTTCACCTGTGTCCTTGGAGCCCTTCGAAAAGGCTCGGGTTTGGCTCAGCTCCACGTTCCCCACGGTGTTTGCTTGCGGCCAGGGGTGGAGAAGGGGGAACACCCCCGTGCGGGGCTCCTGGGGTGCAGTGGGCACCCACGGGTGCTCTGCTGGAGGGAGGATCCGAGGAGCTGAGGCCAGGTTTGCAAAGCTTTTTGGGTGTCTGCTGAGATGGGAAAATCCCAAATTGTGAtctctttgtcttttttaagACGCGTCAAAATGCACCAGTGCCCTGTCCTGCAAACCTGGCACCATGCACACAAGGGGAGCTGctctccctccccacagccTGGCCAGGGCTCGGGATCCCCAGGGGACAATCAGGGACCCAGCTCAGCCCCGTACCCCCCACCCCGTGTCTCCTGGGGCTCGCTGGggacccagcacagccctgaggccccctcctgccccagccacaCGGTGCTGGGAGCTCTCAGTCGAAGCCCCCAGCTGGCTGCCCTGACCCTGGGGGTAATTTAGGGACCGGCGGCCACAGGGGTTGATGCAGAGGGTGGGGAAATCCCGGTGATCGTGGCTGCAGGGTGATGGCACCCTCTTGTTTTTGCTCCTTCGGAGCTGGCAACGGGACCCTCCTTGCTAAAGGTGCTGCGGTTGACCCCAACCCCCCTGGGAAGGGTAATTTGGGTCAACTTAGAGGCAATTTAGAGGTGCGTGGGTCCCACTGCGGCTCTGTGGGGTGACTGCCGGGTCCCACGTGGGCGATGCTTTGGGGTGCTGCAAAACCCTTCACACTCCCAGGgacatccccgtccccatgcgTCGGCCAGGGGACAAGCCCCTCGCGTGCACCCGGGCCCAGGGGACGCGGTGACCCCGGGGCAGGACGGGGCAGTGCCTGCGTTTTGTCTCTCGGCAGCTCCAGGAACTTGACCCTGGTTGAAAGCAAAGCCCCGGCCCGCGGCGAGCTGTCTACCTGCTGACTGATTCCAGaagcccccccctgcccccttGTTATTTTTTCAGCGCCCGCTGCCCCTCCGATTCGGCAGTTTCCAGGAAAGCGCAATAACCTGGAGCCATATCCCCTGCGTCTGGGGGTTTTATTACAATTGCGAGCTGTTTTACAGCCGGTTCCCCCGCGATAATAAAGAGAAAACCTCGGCCCCAGAGAGGCAGAGCTGTCGCCCCAGCATTGGCAGCGGGGGGCCGGGGAGCCGGGGAGGACAGCCGCCTCTTCCTGCTCCCCTTCCATTTTACAGGGCATTTCCTAGCAGTAAATTTTGTGTttaggagggggaaaaaagaaaaaaaggggggaaaaaattacATCTCCCAGCCAGCCTCTTTCCAGGTTCCCAGGTCGTCGTTTTCAGCCTTGGcgatggcaagaaaaaaaatggcccAGCAAAGGGTGCCCAGCAAATCCCCCAGGTCTCCAGCCAAAACCTGCTgggggcagagcccaggggcaGAGCCGGAAGGTTTAGGGGGGACCAAACACCCCCGGGGGTGGCCACGGTCACCAGCCCGGGGTGCGAGGGGTgtccctgtcctgtcctgtccccaccAGACATCGACGAGTGCCGGCTCAACAACGGGGGCTGTGACCACATCTGCAGGAACACGGTGGGCAGCTTCGAGTGCAGCTGCAAGAAGGGCTACAAGCTGCTCATCAACGAGAGGAACTGCCAAGGTGAGGGCGCTGGGGACCTGGGGACCTCGCCTCTCCCTGCCCTTCGTCCCTGTCCCTCCCTCTGTGGTCCCGTCCCCAAGCAGGGGTCCTGCCCTGGGTGGGCACAGCTCAGCGCCCACCCTGCTCGGCTTCTTGCGAGCTTTGTGTTTTCTTGCGTGAGTTTTTTTCCTTGGGTCAGTGATGGGAAGAATCCCAGAGTCAtcagggctggaggagccccccaGGGTCACCTGCTCCAGCCACCCCCCACCACCACTGTCCCCACTgagccgtgtccccaagcaccagccCCAACCTCTcctggagcccccccagggacggggactcccccacctccctgggcaacccgtcccaacgccTGCCCGCTCtgtctgagcagaaatggctcctcattgcCCACctcaacctcccctggcacagctccaggcCGTTCCACAGGCTGAATCCTGCCTGCCCATCTGCTCCCCGCTTGGGGCCATGCTCTGGATGCAGAGCGAGGCTTTGGGTGCCTTTGCCAggctttcctccttccccatcactcagagggcaggagggagggatgTGTCTCCTGCTCGGCACAGCTTTCCCAccttcctctccccaccccGACATCCTGCAAAATCTCACCAAACCTTGCCACTGTGTGCCAGGGCGCAGCACCACTGGTTGCGGGGCCGTTTTGGGGGGGCACAgagctcccccccagccccgagccgAGGGCAGTGCTCGAACGCAGCTGCTGCAAGCCAAAAGCTCGGGCTCTGGCCCCAGCAGGGGGGCGCAGGGCTTGCCGACGCTCCAGGGCTGAGACCTCTTTCATCTCCGTCCAGGTGCCGCGCGCTCTTGCAAGTTTGACGTGAGCGCGGCAATTAACTTAATGAAGCCAATGAAACGAGGATCAAACCCGCCGGGCTGGGCTCACCCGCGCAGCCGGGGCCGCCCAGCCCTGGAGAGGTGCCCCGCGGGGGTGCAGAGACAGCTCTGGCACCGTCCCGGGGCAGGACGTGCCCGTGCAACAGCCCTGCCCGCCGGGCAGCACCCAAGGGCCCCCGCAGCCGTGCCCAGGGCATGGTTTGGCACGTTTTGGGTgcggaggggctgcaggagttTGGAGGGGGAAGGACATCGGTGTGGTGGGCTGCAGAtgctctggcagcagctggaCCATGCAGGGGGGGTGGGACACGAGGTCCCAGAGCATCCCagtgcatcccagagcatcccagtgcatcccagagcatcccagTGCAGCCTCCCCGTTTGCTGCAGCAGGTGGGGGAGGGCCGTGCCAGCCCTCAGCTCCCCACCttgcctttttcccccctccccagacaTCGACGAGTGCTCGTTCGACCGCACCTGCGACCACCTCTGCATCAACACCCCCGGGAGCTTCCAGTGCCTCTGCAACAAGGGCTACACGCTGTACGGCCTCACCCACTGCGGAGGTAGGGCCGGGCGGGTGCTGGGTCCCCACCTCCCCCATGGGTtcggggtcctgggggggagcACTCGGGACACCCAGAAACGGGGCAGCCCCACGGCACGGTCGCTGTGGACCCCTTGGGGCTGTCCCCAAGGGTTGGTTTGCAGGGTCCCAGGGGGGCTGCCCCGTGTCCTCGCCGTGCACCCGGTGCCGTGGCCGGGTGGGGAGGGCGCACGCAGCCAGGGGCTGGTGTCTGCGACTTCAAACGGGGCGACAGGAACAGCTTGCGACTTGTCTGCAGCGGCGGAGAGGGGAGAAATCCCCGGCGTTtttggcagggagctgggacGGGGTGGGAAGGGGAACATCAAAAGGGGCTGAGCTCGGTTTGAGCTCAGGCTGGCTCCCAAGGGCGGGGGCGTGCGGCGCCCCGGGACGCGGGGAGCAGATGGGGTGCGCGGGGGGTGCTGGAGAGGGGTCGTggcaggggtggggggtgaCCCTTCTGAGACCCCCGGTGGCATTCCCCAGTCTGGGCTGCTTGGGGTTGGAACCGAGCCTCATGGGGTCCGCAGCAGGGAGAGGTGACAGCCCAGGGGGCATGGGGGGGTTGCCCAGGTCTGTGCCCCGTTTTGGGCTGGGGTCGGGGGTCCCCCCATGGAGGGGCCGTGCTGGAGGGGAGCAGCGGGGAGAGGGGCCGGGCTGCCAAGCAGCTGCCTTTTGAATTGGGCTGCTAAATGCTTCCATGTCGGCTCTGTCTGCTGCCCCCCGCAGCTCCCCAGCCTGCCGTGGGGCCGGGCTCAGCCTGGGTGGGCTGcacccgccgccgcccggcccctgCCCTTGGGGGTGCCACCGGCTGGGGCTTCCCTCGAACCCCCCCAAATTGGggctgtggagctgggaggaggcagagctggaagcACCCTGCTGGGGCACAGGGTTTGTGCGCTTTGGCCATCCAAAATCCCGCTCTGGGGGCGATTCAGCATCACAGGGgtccccctctgcccccctgacatccccccccacctctccctgtgtcccccccagaTGTGGACGAATGCAGCATCAACCGCGGGGGCTGCAAATTCGGCTGCATCAACACGCCCGGCAGCTACCAGTGTACCTGTCCCGCCGGCTGCAAGCTGCACTGGAACAAAAAGGACTGCGTAGGTACGTGGgggcagagcctgctgctgccagggatgctccagcacagccttgggGGGGTGCCGAAACCCCACGGCCCCCATCGTGGCTGTCAGTGGGTGGCGTGCTGGGATTTGGGGCATCCCGCTGCAGGGATGCTCCAGAGCAGGATGATTTTGTCTGGGGTCCCTTGTCTGTATGGCACGGGTCTAGATGGGATGGGATGTGCTGTCCTGCTCCCTCTGTCCTGATTTATGGACTTTTTCCATTGATTTATGGACTGTGCTTGGGGCTGGCCGTGAGCTCGTGCCCCAGCAGGTGCCCCTAAATGAATGATTTTTGTGGCCCTGGCTGTGCTCTGACACCCGCCCACCCCCCTTCACTGGGGAAAGACGCAGCAAAGTGCAGCTCTGCCCCCAAAATCCTGAAAAATCCCAGCGGTGACAGCTCAAGGAGGAGCTGGGCTAGGGGTTGGGATGCTGCTCCTGGGGCCCCACGCCGCACCGTGCCGCCAGCTGAGGGGGGACGAGGGGGTCCCGCCGTGGCTCTGTGCCACCCACGGGCGTCCCCCGCTTGTCGTCACCAGCTGGTGCGTGTCCCTCAGAGCTGGTGAAATGCCTGTCAGGTTCCGTGCCGCCGCGGGCCACCCTCACCTGCAACAAGACGGGCAAGAAGGACAGCTGCGCCCTCACCTGCGCCTCCAAGGCTCGCTTCCAGCCAGGTACGGGGAGGGTTCGGGGGGGTCCCCATCTCCCTGCCTGGCCCAAACTGGGCGCAGAGGAGCAGCTGGCAGAGCACCCTGAGGTCCCGAGCCCTGGGATGAGGGAAAAGGagtgtttgtgggttttttttcctggctgagTTTGGCTCCTCAGGATGGGTTTGCGCAGCGCAGGAGCCGGGCGGTGGGgtgcggggtgctgggtgctgccccccaggGTCTCTGCACCCCCTTTTGGGCAACCACCGCTGACCCGTAGGGACCGTGTGGCTGCaccggggggggctcagcaccgaGGGGCACCCCCAATGCCTGCTCCTCCTTCCCACAGAGTCAGACAGCAGCTACACCGTGAGCTGCGGGACGCCCGTGCTGCGGCAGGGCAGCCAGCAGAGAGCGGCCaacagcagccagcagtgccTCGGTAAGGGGGCTCCGAGCAGCCACCCCCCTCCCCTAAAAAATCCCCCCCCGTGCTGCTCCCCCCTTGCCCCCCGGCTGGTTCAGCACCCGCCTTTTCTTTTAGAGGCTGTCGTTGCGCCAATCAAGCAGAAAGCTTCCTTCAAGATCAAGGACGCCAAGTGCCACCTGCACCCGCGGGCCAAGGGCAAGCAGGACGAGGCGGGGAAAACCGGGGCGCAAGGTGAGGGAGGGTCGGAGGGGGTGctcctgtgtcccccccccggcacgGACGGGGCCCTGACTTGTCCCCCCCCTCATGCAGGAGGTGCAGCGCCCTGCTCCGACTGCCAGGTTGCCTTCGTCAACCTCAAGTGCGACTCGTCCAAGAAGGGGAAGGGCCGGCGGGCGCGCAACTCCTCCGGCAAGGAGGTGACGCGCATCACGCTGGAGTTCGAGGCTGAGATCAAGCCGGAGGAGACCACAGGTGGGCACGGGGCGGGTGTTTGGGGGGCGGGAAGGAGAGCCCAAGTGGTCCTTGGTGTCCCGCTGGGGTGGGGTGTGGGGTCCCGCTGGGTTTCCCCCTTATCGCCGCCGTCCCTCTTTCTCCCCGCCGCGCACCCAGCCAGCTGCAACCTGCACTGCCTGCGGCAGAAAGTGGAGAAGAAGCTCAAGTCGGCCATCAAAGCCCTGAAGAAATCCATCAACCAGGAGCGGTTCCTGCTGCGCTTCGCCGGGATGGAGTACGAGGTGGCGAGGAAGCTGAGCGTGGCCCCCGAGCGGCAGGAGAGCTGCGGGCCGGGCCAGCAGCGCCTGGGCACCAAGTGTGGTAAGGGGGCACCGCGgggagccggggagggggctggcatgtgtgtgtccccccccccagggataTCCCCCTGCCGTGCCGCTCACCTCCACCCCTGGCTCTCAGTTAGCTGCTCGCAGGGAACCTATTACCACGGGCAGACGGAGCAGTGCGTCCCCTGCCCCTCGGGCACCTACCAGGAGAAGGAGGGGCAGCTCTCCTGCGACCTGTGTCCCCGCAGCGACGCCTTCGGCCCCGTGGGAGCCACCAACATCACCGGCTGCACGGGTAAGGGGGCACGGAGGGGGTTCAGGGGGGAGTGCCTGGGGACATCCCCACCGTGCGATCTCAGTGCCCCCGTCCAGAAGGTGGAAAAGCCCTGGGCACCCCGGAGACCCCCAGGAGTTCCCCGTTTTGGAGCAGGGGAGAAGCTTTTAGCGGGGCCCCACCACTCGGCTCCTATGTTCTCGGGGCTGCTGAGCCTGGCGGGGCGAGGAGCTGGGCACggggcacccctgggtgctgggtgccagcGATGCCTGTGCCCGCAGGTCAGTGCCCCCCCGGCCAGCACTCCGCCGACGGCTTCAAGCCCTGCCAGCCGTGCCCCCGCGGCTCCTACCAGCCCGAGGTGGGGCGGGCGCTCTGCTTCCCCTGCGGCGGGGGGCTGACCACCAAGCACGAGGGAGCCCTCTCCTTCCAGGACTGTGACACCAAAGGTAGGTCCGAgacagcccccggggggggtaACGGGGGGGGTCCCGTGGGGTTGTGCCCCCTTTTGAGCCCCCTTTGCTTTCCGCTTCCCCAGTCCAGTGCTCGCCCGGGCACTACTACAACACCAGCGTCCACCGCTGCATTCGCTGCGCCGTGGGCACCTACCAGCCTGATTTTCGGCAGAATTACTGCATCGCCTGCCCCGGCAACACCACCACCGACTTCGACGGCTCCACCTCCGTGTCCCAGTGCAAAAGTAAGCAGGGCATGGTGCTCCGGGGGTGTGGGCGTGCTGCGAGCTGGGGTCCTTTAACAAAGCAGCTGATAATTCCTTCAAATAGCATTTTGGGGTTATTTTATTTGGGTATGCAATGAGCAGTGCCACCGAACGCTCTCCCCCCTGCTGCCCAGTAAACCCTCGCTGTCCCAGTCCCCGTGCCACTGGTTCCCAGTGGGACTGGCTCTCCATGCCCTCTCCCACCTTGCTTGCAGACCGGCAGTGCGGGGGCGAGCTGGGCGAGTACACGGGCTACATCGAGTCCCCAAATTACCCGGGGAATTACCCCGCCAACGTGGAGTGCACCTGGAACATCAACCCGCCCCCCAAGCGCAAGATCCTCATCGTGGTGCCGGAGATCTTCCTGCCCTCCGAGGACGAGTGCGGGGACGTCCTGGTCATGCGGAAAAACTGTAGGTAACCGAGCGCGCCGCGGGGGGAGCGCAGAGCCGTGGtttggcagagctgagctgattTATGCCGAGGGGAAAAGCCCCGTCCCGGGATGGAGGTGGTGGGGTGCTTCTAGGAAATGGGTGGGCGGGAGGGGGTCGGTGTCACCCGCCTGCTCGGTGCCTTGTTGGTTTGTAGGGCTGCGCACGGTGAGCTGGGCTGAGCGCCCTTCGGCACACTTTCTCCAGGGTTAAAACCtctggaagggaaaaaggaaccCCATCCATTCCAGGGAAGGGATATGGGCACCCCTGCCATTTAacaggaggggctgggagggggctcAGCCTCGCTGCACGTTGCCAATCCCACCCTGGtgccccctgctctgcccctcgGCCCCCCTTTTGAGGGTTTGGCGCGGTGGGGCCGGGGTCGTCACGCAGCCCCCGGCCGTTCCCCTCGCAGCCTCGCCGTCCTCCATCACCACCTACGAGACGTGCCAGACGTACGAGAGGCCCATCGCCTTCACGGCCCGCTCTCGCAAGCTGTGGATCAACTTCAAAACCAGCGAGGCCAACAGCGCCCGGGGCTTCCAGATCCCCTACGTCACCTACGACGGTGAGCACGGGGAGAGCAGCTCGACCCGGCATCCCTTCCCTGCTACCCGGGGACCCCAAATCTGCACGCCTTGGGagtgcctggggaggggggtgaAGGTTTGGGGATGCATCCCCTGAGCTGGTTTCTCGCTCGGGTGTTGCAGAGGACTACGAGCAGCTGGTGGAGGACATCGTGCGGGACGGCAGGCTGTACGCCTCCGAGAACCACCAGGAGATCCTCAAGGTGAGCGCGTCCCCGTGTGGGCCTTGTCACCGGGGGCTTAGCGGGATGCTTGGAGGGGTTTGGGATTCCCTGGCAGCCCTGGTGTGAGCGCAACTCAACTCCCTGCTTCGGTTCAGGGTCGtgctggggttttggggagctgCCCCAGCGGGATCAGGAGGGGAGGGTGACCCCGGCTCTGCTTCCCCGCAGGACAAGAAGCTGATCAAGGCGTTTTTCGACGTGCTGGCGCACCCCCAGAACTACTTCAAGTACACAGAGAAGCACAAGGAGATGCTGCCCCGCTCCTTCATCAAGCTGCTGCGCTCCAAAGTCTCCAGCTTCCTCCGGCCTTACAAATAGCGCCCTGCCGCCCCGCGCCATGCGGCTGCCGAGGAaaccctcctctccctcccttcttacttcacttctcctcctcctcccttctcgGCTCCGGCaggaccaccaccacctcccgcTCCGCAGATGTCTCGGCACGCTCTGTCTCAGCCGCCGGCGATGCTGCTCCTCTCTTCCGAAGCagcttcccccccaaaaaaaccccttTTGAATTCCCTTTTCGCCTCCGCGCCGGCTCCGTCCCGCTCCTCGATGCCACCGGCACCCCGGGGCTCAGCCGGGAGGTGACGCAGCTCCTGGGTCC from the Anas platyrhynchos isolate ZD024472 breed Pekin duck chromosome 27, IASCAAS_PekinDuck_T2T, whole genome shotgun sequence genome contains:
- the SCUBE3 gene encoding signal peptide, CUB and EGF-like domain-containing protein 3 isoform X3; translation: MGALQLAGFCTLFFLLHSGKTLANKAGQDVDECVEGTDSCHIDAICQNTPKSYKCICKSGYTGDGKHCKDVDECEREDNAGCVHECVNIPGNYRCTCYDGFRLAHDGHNCLDLDECSEGNGGCQQTCVNMMGSYECFCREGFFLSDNQHTCIQRPEEGMNCMNKNHGCAHICRETPKGGIACECRPGFELTKNQRDCKLTCNYGNGGCQHTCDDTDQGPKCGCHVKFLLHSDGVTCIGERHFQQHVILETFSNETCAVNNGGCDSKCHDAATGVHCSCPMGFMLQPDRKTCKDIDECRLNNGGCDHICRNTVGSFECSCKKGYKLLINERNCQDIDECSFDRTCDHLCINTPGSFQCLCNKGYTLYGLTHCGDVDECSINRGGCKFGCINTPGSYQCTCPAGCKLHWNKKDCVGSVPPRATLTCNKTGKKDSCALTCASKARFQPESDSSYTVSCGTPVLRQGSQQRAANSSQQCLEAVVAPIKQKASFKIKDAKCHLHPRAKGKQDEAGKTGAQGGAAPCSDCQVAFVNLKCDSSKKGKGRRARNSSGKEVTRITLEFEAEIKPEETTASCNLHCLRQKVEKKLKSAIKALKKSINQERFLLRFAGMEYEVARKLSVAPERQESCGPGQQRLGTKCVSCSQGTYYHGQTEQCVPCPSGTYQEKEGQLSCDLCPRSDAFGPVGATNITGCTGQCPPGQHSADGFKPCQPCPRGSYQPEVGRALCFPCGGGLTTKHEGALSFQDCDTKVQCSPGHYYNTSVHRCIRCAVGTYQPDFRQNYCIACPGNTTTDFDGSTSVSQCKNRQCGGELGEYTGYIESPNYPGNYPANVECTWNINPPPKRKILIVVPEIFLPSEDECGDVLVMRKNCSLAVLHHHLRDVPDVREAHRLHGPLSQAVDQLQNQRGQQRPGLPDPLRHLRRGLRAAGGGHRAGRQAVRLREPPGDPQGQEADQGVFRRAGAPPELLQVHREAQGDAAPLLHQAAALQSLQLPPALQIAPCRPAPCGCRGNPPLPPFLLHFSSSSLLGSGRTTTTSRSADVSARSVSAAGDAAPLFRSSFPPKKTPFEFPFRLRAGSVPLLDATGTPGLSREVTQLLGPGHQHSLAEEMGAKKNNKSHDVMPA
- the SCUBE3 gene encoding signal peptide, CUB and EGF-like domain-containing protein 3 isoform X2, whose protein sequence is MGALQLAGFCTLFFLLHSGKTLANKAGQDVDECVEGTDSCHIDAICQNTPKSYKCICKSGYTGDGKHCKDVDECEREDNAGCVHECVNIPGNYRCTCYDGFRLAHDGHNCLDLDECSEGNGGCQQTCVNMMGSYECFCREGFFLSDNQHTCIQRPEEGMNCMNKNHGCAHICRETPKGGIACECRPGFELTKNQRDCKLTCNYGNGGCQHTCDDTDQGPKCGCHVKFLLHSDGVTCIGERHFQQHVILETFSNETCAVNNGGCDSKCHDAATGVHCSCPMGFMLQPDRKTCKDIDECRLNNGGCDHICRNTVGSFECSCKKGYKLLINERNCQDIDECSFDRTCDHLCINTPGSFQCLCNKGYTLYGLTHCGDVDECSINRGGCKFGCINTPGSYQCTCPAGCKLHWNKKDCVELVKCLSGSVPPRATLTCNKTGKKDSCALTCASKARFQPESDSSYTVSCGTPVLRQGSQQRAANSSQQCLEAVVAPIKQKASFKIKDAKCHLHPRAKGKQDEAGKTGAQGGAAPCSDCQVAFVNLKCDSSKKGKGRRARNSSGKEVTRITLEFEAEIKPEETTASCNLHCLRQKVEKKLKSAIKALKKSINQERFLLRFAGMEYEVARKLSVAPERQESCGPGQQRLGTKCVSCSQGTYYHGQTEQCVPCPSGTYQEKEGQLSCDLCPRSDAFGPVGATNITGCTGQCPPGQHSADGFKPCQPCPRGSYQPEVGRALCFPCGGGLTTKHEGALSFQDCDTKVQCSPGHYYNTSVHRCIRCAVGTYQPDFRQNYCIACPGNTTTDFDGSTSVSQCKNRQCGGELGEYTGYIESPNYPGNYPANVECTWNINPPPKRKILIVVPEIFLPSEDECGDVLVMRKNCSLAVLHHHLRDVPDVREAHRLHGPLSQAVDQLQNQRGQQRPGLPDPLRHLRRGLRAAGGGHRAGRQAVRLREPPGDPQGQEADQGVFRRAGAPPELLQVHREAQGDAAPLLHQAAALQSLQLPPALQIAPCRPAPCGCRGNPPLPPFLLHFSSSSLLGSGRTTTTSRSADVSARSVSAAGDAAPLFRSSFPPKKTPFEFPFRLRAGSVPLLDATGTPGLSREVTQLLGPGHQHSLAEEMGAKKNNKSHDVMPA